The genomic stretch ATTGACAATTGACAACGGGGTGAGGGGACGAGGGGCATCGCGCTGACTTATAGGACGGATAGGATGCTTAGGGGATCAGCTTGGCTTTCAGTTTCCCATTTTGTACTGGAAGGCTACGCGGCGGTTCAGGGCGCGGTTGGCGGGGGTGTTGTTGGGCACGGCGGGTTCGGTTTCGCCTTTGCTCTCGGCTTTCACGCGTTCGGGGGCGATTCCGCTGGCTTTCATGTAGTCCACGACGGCCTGGGCCCTGCGGAGACCGAGTTGGAGGTTATAGGCTTCCGAGCCGGTGTCGTCGGTGTGGCCAACGCAGGTTACGGTGTCGCCGGGGAATTTATGCATTTCGGCAATCACCTTCTGGGTTTCGGCAATGCCTTCCGGCCGCAGTTCCACGCTGTCGGGGTGGAAGAGGAGGTTGTTGAGTATAACGTGTCCACAGACGATTGGGGGCTGCGGTTCGACCGCAGGGGGCGGCACGGGTGTTTCAGCGGCGGTGGGCGCAGGGGCGGGCGCCTGCCTGCTGTAGATCTTCCCCTTGTTTCCTCCCCCGTCGGATTTTTCCGGCCACCACCAGTGCCCGGCGCGTCCTTTGGAGTCGGGTTGGGGGCTTCGGGCTCCGGTGGCGTTGCCCCAGCCTTCGGGTTGGCCATCTACGGCGAGGGCCGAAGTGACGCTTGCGAGGACGGTGGCGGACAGCGTCGCCGCGACGCAAATCATATGGTTAAGCTTGTAAGTTTCCATGGCGTGCTCCCTCTGGTGTGTAGTGTCATTTTAGCCTTCTGAAGTGATTTCAGCGTTGCAACGCGATCCTGACCCTGCAACGTGATCGTACACGACTGGGAGCGTCGAAGATGCGCCGTGGCGGACAGGCGTCTCTCCTGCATCATGCACCGCAGGTGCATGGATGTCTCCAAAGACGCATTACTTCACGGTGATCGCGATTAATGCAGATAAGCACACTATGCTTTGGACGCACCTTCGGCGCGTGGTGCCGGCAGGGATGCCTGTCCGCCACGGCGCATCTTCGACGCTCCCAGGCTTGGGCACATTTTTGCAGAATCAGTCGGTGGCGGGAAGTCGGCGACTCGACGCCGTTCCGCTGAAGTGTGACTGCCCCTTTTATACCGGAATGACGTCAGGAGTTCCATTCCTCCGGGCGTGAAGAGGTAATCCCGGCGGCAGCGGGGGGTTGAATGATCGTCAACCATATGCTACTTTGCAGTGAGGATACTGCAGGTGCGCCAGGGCCGAAGTCCGAGAGGAGCGCACCGGTGAACGCGCAGACATGAGCTGCCCGGCATCGCGGCCTGGGGCAACGAGGGAGATTATACATGCAGTGGAATCCGGATGCGTCGCAACTGGCGAACCAATATATGGACGATGTGCGTCGGGCCTGCGAGGCGCGGGGAATGGACCCGGAGCCGGTGGCGAAGCAGGTGTACAACCGAATACTTGCCCAGGTGATGGCGAGCGGGGTGGAGATTGTCAGCGTGGATCTGGTGCGGGGACTTCTGGCGGCGGCGGGCCCGGCGGAGTCGCAGGTGCCGGGAAGTGTGCCACCGCCACTGCCGCCTCAGGGGAGTTTTGGGCAACCTTTGGGCCAGTCGCCTGTATACTCCGGCGCCGCCCCCGAAAAATGGAAGGGTTCTTCCAGCGCGTTATCCGGTTGTTTTCTTGCCCTGGCGGTGGGTGTCGGTCTTTTTGTCTTCGTCGGAATTCTCGCTGCTATCTTGTTGCCGGCGCTGGCCCGGGCGCGGGAGGCGGCGCGCCGCGCGAGTTGCCAGAATAATCTGAAGCAAGTGGGCCTTCAATTGATGATTTATGCGAACGAGCACAACGGCAAGTTTCCGGCGCTGGTGGATGAGCCGAACTACCTGATTTTCGGTCAGGATGTGTTGAAGTCCATGGATCTCACGCTGCTCCAGTGCCCCGCGGAAGATACGAACTACTCCGAAACGATGGAGGACGGTACGATCTTTGCGGATTCGGACTATCTCTATCTTGGATTTGCCCTGCGCGATCAGGCGGACGTGGACGCGGTGGTGGAGGCTTTTGAGGAGGGTGGGTCGGATTTCGAAGCCTTGGCCGCCCGCGAGTCGATTCCGGGGCCCCGAGGGGATATTGTGCCGCTGCGCGACGATCTGCCCGACCCCGCCAGTATTCCGGTCATGGTGGAATGGTCAAATGTGCATGTGCCCGGTGGCGCCAACGTGCTGTATCTGGACGGGCATGTGGAGTATGTGAAGCACGGGACCAAGTTCCCCATGACGGATGAATTTTTTGCCGCCATTCAGGGGATCATTGAGGAAGGTGAGTAAGCCTCCGGGTTGCCCGGTCGGAGTCACGCCATGCCGCGGATCGAACGCATATCCGCTACAAGCCCCAACTTCGAGGCGATCCGTGAGATCCGTCGGAGGGTTTTCGTGCAAGAGCAGGGGGTATCCCCGGCCAACGAGTTTGACGATATTGATCGGGATGCGGTTCATTTCCTGGCGTGTCTCGATGGTGCGGCGGTCGGGACGGCGCGGCTCTATGCCGAGGGCGGTGTGGCGCGCATTGGGCGGGTCGCGGTGCTGGCTTCGGCACGGGGTCGGGGTGTTGGAAGCGCCATCATGGAGCAGGCCCTGCTGGAGGCGCGCCGGCTCGGCTACGATGAAGTGGTGCTTCATGCGCAAACGCGGGTACGGTCCTTTTATGAGCGCCTGGGCTTTCGGTCGGAAGGTGACGTCTACGAAGAAGAGGGGATTCCCCACCTATCGATGCGATTGATCGGTCTGTCGCGTTTGGAGCCGATGAAATTGGGAAAAGATTGATTTGTAATGTAGCTTACATACACGCTGGGCAAATTGGTGTACATTAAATACATGTTTGGGCCGTGTCCAGTGCGGATAGCGGTGAGAGCGTGAGGTGTGAGCGGTTGTGTCTATACTGCACAAGGCTCCCCCATGGCCTGATCGGGACGTCAGCGAGACAGGGTACGCGGGAATGTTCGGGAACGGAGCATTGGGCAGACGGAAGGCATTGGACCTGCGGGTTCTATTGGGGGTCCTATGCCTGGCGGGCTGCGCCCCGTCGGTGATTCCCCCGCCGGAATCGCTTTATGCGCGGGAGGTTCAGGGGGAGGTGTTTGATATCACGCCGGTGCGGGGCGAAGTGAGGCCGCTACTGCATCGCCGGGGATCCTTCGAGTACAAGTGCACGGAGTGTCACAACGACTTTACGAGCGCGCAGCGGCAGAATGCCGAGATTCCCGAGCATGCGGAAATCAACGCCCGCTTCAATCACGGTCTGAACACCTTTTGCGTGAACTGCCACCATCCTTCCGATCGCAATTCCTATGTGGCCCACGACGGCAGTCCGATCCCTTCGACGGAGCCCGCGCTTCTCTGCTCCAAGTGTCATGGCCCGACCTATCGGGAGTGGCAGGTGGGTATTCATGGCCGCCAGAACGGCGGATGGGAGCGGGACAATCCCGAGCGCAAGAAGCTGCTGTGTATTCAATGTCACGATCCGCACTTGCCCGCTTTTGCGCCGATGGTTCCGGATCCTCCGACGATTCGAAGCCGCTTTGAAGGGAAGCACAAGGACGAGGGCGGCCCGGCGTCGCCTGGGTTGACGCAGCCCGAGGGAGGTCATTCATGAGCATGGAGCAGGGCGATGGGGGAATCAAGCGACGCAACTTTCTTCGAATCGGTGCGGGCGCGGCGATTGCGACGGCCGCGGCGGCCACGGTTGCGCCCTTGCGCAATCTGGCGGCGGGATCGCTGGATGGATTCTTTCAGCAGCATTACAAGCGCTTGTCGGAGGCGGATCTGGCGGCGATCATGGCGCGTCTGGAGGGCGAGATCGGTCGCGACTATGGCGCGAAGGTGACCATTCGGGATCCGAAACCGAAGCCGGGCGTGCGCTTTGCGTACGCGCTGAATTTAAGCCGCTGCAATGGTTCGCGGCGCTGTGTGACGGCGTGCGTGCAGGAGAACAACCAGTCCCGGGACCCGGAAATCCAATATATCAAGGTGCTTGAGATGCCGGGCGGGACCTTTGATGTGGAGAAGTCCGATCACCACTACGATACGGACCAGGTGCCGCAGAAGGAGAAGTATTACCTTCCGGTGCAGTGCCAGCAATGCGAGAACCCGCCGTGTACCAAGGTGTGCCCGGTGGAGGCGACGTGGAAAGAGCCGGACGGCATCACGGTGATTGACTACAACTGGTGTATCGGCTGTCGCTATTGCATGGCGGCGTGTCCCTACGAGGCGCGTCGCTTCAATTTCAGCAAGCCGGAGATAGGGAAGGAAGAGATCAATCCGAACATGGGCTATCTGAGCAATCGGATTCGTCCGGCGGGCGTGGTGGAGAAGTGTCATTTCTGCCTGCATCGCACGCGTGAGGGCAAGAACCCGGCCTGCATGGAAGTGTGCCCCACGGGTGCGCGCGTATTCGGGAATCTGAACGATCCGGACAGTGAGATCCGGTACATCGTATCCAACAAGCGGACGTATATTCTCAAGGAAGAAGCGGGCACGATTCCGGCCTTCTTCTATTACTTCGATGCGTGAGGGGAGCGGGAAATGCTGAAAGATTATCCGGTATTCCTCTGGCGCGCGGTTAAGCTTGGATTTGCGGGCGGAAGCGCCTTTTATGCGTGGATGATATTGCTGACGCTCCTTTCGGGGCTTGGCGGCTGGGCGTACACGACCCAGTTTGTGGAGGGGTTGCAGACGACGGGCATGACGGATCAGGTGAGCTGGGGCGCTTATATCGCGAACTTCACCTTCCTGGTGGGGGTGGCGGCGGCCTCGGTGATGCTGGTGATACCCGCGTACATCTATCGCAATAAGGACATGCACGATATCGTGCTCTATGGCGAGCTCCTGGCGGTGGCGGCGATCATCATGAGCCTGCTTTTCGTGGTGGTGGATCTGGGTCGCCCGGACCGGTTCTGGCATTTGATTCCGTGGGTGGGCGTGTTCAATTTTCCCGGATCGCTGCTTTCCTGGGACGTCATCGTGCTGAACGGCTATCTGCTTTTGAACCTTCACATTTGCGGTTATCTTCTATATGTGAAGTATCTCGGTCGCAAACCGACGGCAACGTTCTACATTCCCTTTGTCTTCCTTTCGATCGCGTGGGCGGTGAGTATTCACACGGTAACGGCGTTTCTTTACGTCGGTCTTGTGGGCCGTCCCTTCTGGAATGCGGCAATAGTGGCGCCGCGCTTTCTGGGGTCGGCCTTTACAGCGGGGCCGGGCATTCTGATTATTGCCTTCCAGATCATGGAGCGCCTCAGCGGGCTTCAGGTGAACGAGCGAGCCTATACGCTGTTGCGGCAGATTATCACGGCCTCCCTGCTGATCAATCTTTTCATGCTGTTCTGCGAGGCCTTTAAGGAGTTCTATTCGGCGGCCCTGCACAACGCCTCGGCCAAGTACCTCTTTTTCGGTCTGGAGCATCACGGCCACACCTACAACCTGCTCGTACCCTGGATCTGGACCGCCATCGTGATGGAAGTTATCGCGGCGGTGATTCTGGTGGTTCCACCGGTTGCGCGCCGCCGTGCCTTCTTCAACGTCGCGTGCTTGCTTGCTTGCACCGGGATCTGGATCGAGAAGGGTATGGGCCTGATCATTCCGGGCTTCATTCCCACGCCGCTGGGCAACATCGTCGAGTATCTTCCCAGCTTCAATGAAGTGCTTGTGTGCGTGGGGATCTGGGCATTTGGTTTTCTCCTGTTCTCCTGGATGGTCCATCTGGCCGTCCCGATCATGAACGGAACATTTTCGAAGGAATCGGGAGAGCACGCAACTCCCGCCGCAGCCATAAAAGGAGAGGTGTCATGAAGATAATGCAACGTAGCGCAGGAGCGGTTGTCATTGGGCTGGCCGTCCTCGGCGGGCTCCCCGCGATGGCGGCCGGTTATATGCTGCCGGAGCTGTCCGTTGAATCGAAGGAGTGCATCGAGTGCCACAAGATGCAGAGCAAGGTGATTTACGAGCAGTGGGGGGACAGCAAGCACTTTCGCGGTAATATTGGCTGCTTTGAGTGCCACAAGGCGGAGCGGGAGGACAAGGATGCCTATGACCACTACGGCAAAGTGATCTCCACCATCGTCAGCCCCAAAGACTGCGCCCGGTGCCATGAGAAGGAAGTGGAACAGTTTGTCTCATCTCACCATGCGAAGGCGGCGCGTATCCTGGGTTCGCTGGACAACGTGCTGGCCGAAGTGGTGGAAGGCAACAACGACTTTATCACGCCCATGTTCCCCATGGGTATCTCGGCGGCGGCGGTGAACGGCTGCTGGCAGTGTCACGGCTCCGAGGTGAAGGTGATGCCGGACGGCAAGCTGGATCCGGCGACCTGGCCGAACTCGGGTATTGGCCGAATCAACCCCGACGGGTCCGAGGGGTCCTGCTCGGCGTGCCACTCGCGCCATGCGTTCTCGGTGGAGCAGGTGCGCAATCCTGAGAACTGCGGCAAGTGCCACATGGGCCCGGACCATCCCCAGATCGAGATATACAACGAGTCCAAGCATGGCGTGGCGTTCCGCGCCAATATCGATAAGATGAACATGGACAGTCCGAAGTGGATTGTGGGTGAAGATTACAGCGCCGCACCGACCTGCGCTACCTGCCACATGAGCGCCACGAAGGATCAGCCGGTGACGCACGATGTGGGCATGCGCATCAGTTGGAACAACCGCCCGGCGGTATCCGTTCGCCCGGAATTGGCGGATGCGAAGATGGGCCTTCCCGGTAAGGACGTTCCGTGGGAACAGCGTCGGAAGAACATGGAGAATGTGTGTCTCAATTGCCACAACCAGAACTATGTGGACGCCTTTTACAAGCAGTACGATGGCCTGCTGGATCTGTATCATGAGAAGTTCGCCAATCCCGGTCTGGAGCTGATGGCCCTGGCGAAGCCCCTGCTGAAGCCGGTGGAATTCGGGAACAAGATCGACTGGACGTGGTATGAGATCTGGCACCATGAGGGGCGGCGCGCGCGCCACGGCGTCTCCATGATGGGTCCTGATATTACGCACTGGCACGGCACCTATGAAGTGGCCAAGCACTTTTACACGAAGTTTGTGCCCGAGTTGGAAGAACTGATCGAGGACGGCAAGGCATCTGGAGACGCGACGAAGGAAGCGGCGGCGGTGGCGCTGGAGGCGAAGCTGGAGGAGGTGATGAAGAGCAACAATCACCGCTGGTTTAACGGCGAGATGGACGAGAAGGAGAAGGCGGAGCGCAAGAAGCGCATGGAAGAGTTCCAGGAACGCTACAAGTAAGCGGAGTCAGCAAAGTAATCGGGCTGGTTGCGGTACGAGGCAGCCAGCCCGTTTTCTATTCTCCTGGGGAGTGAAGGGTTGCCGTTTGTGGTTGGCAGAGGAGGAGCGACTGCGGAGGAGCTTGTGGCGGTATCCGGCTGTAACCCAATGTTTCACCACAAAGCCCCTGGAGAGGCCTTTGGCCGCAACCAAAAGAACTGAACCGCAAATTTACGCAGATTCTCGCAAATAGTGGGATGAGAGATTTGAACCGCGAATGAACGCGAGTATATCCAGGTACCCGTGACGTTTACGAGTGGGCCTTTCAGCAGCGCGTTGAGCCTGTTCGTTTCCGTGCCCTTCCGTGTTCAACAGAAGCGGATCGCCCGCGGAACTGCACGGAAGTCAACGGAGAATTCTCCTTGGAAACATGTCATCGTAGGTTGCCACTCAGACTATGGTTATGGACTCATTGAATCAATTAACTTGCTGAAAAGGCAAAATAATGCCTGATAGTAGTACGAAGAGCACGAAGAAGAAAGAGGGAAGGAAGCGTTCTGCTACGATGGTTCCTCCCCTGCGACCCCGGCAAGACCTGATTGAACTCGCACCGAAAATAACTTTGCGCCTTCGCGACTTTGCGTGCGATACATCAGGAAGAATGCTTGTCGAGGGCGACTGAACGACCGCCGAAGCCCCCTGCGACGCGACAGACTCCTGTCTCTTCGTGTTCTTATTGTCTTCGTGGTGAATGTATTTGTGTTTCCATCGAAGCCAGGCGGGTCTCGTGTCACGCTCCAGCATATACGCACGGAGAAATCAGGTCCCGGTGGCAGTTCCGCCAGATGGTACGTATTGACAGGCGGGGGGCTTCCGTGTTAGACAAAGTATAGAGAGACCTTCACGGAGAAGGCCCCGCGGTTCAGATTCAAACGAGCCCGATGGCTGTTCGGGCAGGGCAGAGCGATGAGCCACGAGAGAGACGAAACACCTCCGCCCCACGAGGTGACCAAATTGTTGTGGGCCCATGCGGATGCGACGGCGGAACGCGTCATTGACCGGCTGGGGGGGCCACTCCGGCTGACCAATCTGGAACAGTTCCTTCGAGACAAGCAGTGCCTGCGCTATGTGACCTCGATTCACTTTGACGGGGATGAACTGGAGCCGCACCAGTTTGCGGAGCCGGTGCTCCACGGGGAGGGTGCGGAGCGCCATTGCTGCCTCTATATTCATCCGCGTTATCAGGGGTATCCCGAGGCGGTTCCCTATCTGGTTGCGTACATGGCGGCCGCGATCACCTATGGCGACGCCGCCGATCCGGACTTGTGCGAGCATCTGGGATCGATGCTGGTGAAGGAGCCGAAAGATGCGTTTTACGCGCGCATCTGCCGACTTGCGGATCTGCCCTGACCTTGTTCGCCGTCGAACTTACCCGGCGGTGACTTCCCGCAGGATATCGAGGAGTTGCTTGAGTCGGTATGGTTTGCGGATGTAGGCGGCCACTTCCTTGAAAATGGCGGGCGAGGAGCTTTCGCTTTCGCT from Candidatus Hydrogenedentota bacterium encodes the following:
- a CDS encoding 4Fe-4S dicluster domain-containing protein, giving the protein MSMEQGDGGIKRRNFLRIGAGAAIATAAAATVAPLRNLAAGSLDGFFQQHYKRLSEADLAAIMARLEGEIGRDYGAKVTIRDPKPKPGVRFAYALNLSRCNGSRRCVTACVQENNQSRDPEIQYIKVLEMPGGTFDVEKSDHHYDTDQVPQKEKYYLPVQCQQCENPPCTKVCPVEATWKEPDGITVIDYNWCIGCRYCMAACPYEARRFNFSKPEIGKEEINPNMGYLSNRIRPAGVVEKCHFCLHRTREGKNPACMEVCPTGARVFGNLNDPDSEIRYIVSNKRTYILKEEAGTIPAFFYYFDA
- a CDS encoding hydroxylamine oxidoreductase; the encoded protein is MLPELSVESKECIECHKMQSKVIYEQWGDSKHFRGNIGCFECHKAEREDKDAYDHYGKVISTIVSPKDCARCHEKEVEQFVSSHHAKAARILGSLDNVLAEVVEGNNDFITPMFPMGISAAAVNGCWQCHGSEVKVMPDGKLDPATWPNSGIGRINPDGSEGSCSACHSRHAFSVEQVRNPENCGKCHMGPDHPQIEIYNESKHGVAFRANIDKMNMDSPKWIVGEDYSAAPTCATCHMSATKDQPVTHDVGMRISWNNRPAVSVRPELADAKMGLPGKDVPWEQRRKNMENVCLNCHNQNYVDAFYKQYDGLLDLYHEKFANPGLELMALAKPLLKPVEFGNKIDWTWYEIWHHEGRRARHGVSMMGPDITHWHGTYEVAKHFYTKFVPELEELIEDGKASGDATKEAAAVALEAKLEEVMKSNNHRWFNGEMDEKEKAERKKRMEEFQERYK
- a CDS encoding DUF1559 domain-containing protein, yielding MQWNPDASQLANQYMDDVRRACEARGMDPEPVAKQVYNRILAQVMASGVEIVSVDLVRGLLAAAGPAESQVPGSVPPPLPPQGSFGQPLGQSPVYSGAAPEKWKGSSSALSGCFLALAVGVGLFVFVGILAAILLPALARAREAARRASCQNNLKQVGLQLMIYANEHNGKFPALVDEPNYLIFGQDVLKSMDLTLLQCPAEDTNYSETMEDGTIFADSDYLYLGFALRDQADVDAVVEAFEEGGSDFEALAARESIPGPRGDIVPLRDDLPDPASIPVMVEWSNVHVPGGANVLYLDGHVEYVKHGTKFPMTDEFFAAIQGIIEEGE
- a CDS encoding GNAT family N-acetyltransferase, producing MPRIERISATSPNFEAIREIRRRVFVQEQGVSPANEFDDIDRDAVHFLACLDGAAVGTARLYAEGGVARIGRVAVLASARGRGVGSAIMEQALLEARRLGYDEVVLHAQTRVRSFYERLGFRSEGDVYEEEGIPHLSMRLIGLSRLEPMKLGKD
- the nrfD gene encoding polysulfide reductase NrfD, which translates into the protein MLKDYPVFLWRAVKLGFAGGSAFYAWMILLTLLSGLGGWAYTTQFVEGLQTTGMTDQVSWGAYIANFTFLVGVAAASVMLVIPAYIYRNKDMHDIVLYGELLAVAAIIMSLLFVVVDLGRPDRFWHLIPWVGVFNFPGSLLSWDVIVLNGYLLLNLHICGYLLYVKYLGRKPTATFYIPFVFLSIAWAVSIHTVTAFLYVGLVGRPFWNAAIVAPRFLGSAFTAGPGILIIAFQIMERLSGLQVNERAYTLLRQIITASLLINLFMLFCEAFKEFYSAALHNASAKYLFFGLEHHGHTYNLLVPWIWTAIVMEVIAAVILVVPPVARRRAFFNVACLLACTGIWIEKGMGLIIPGFIPTPLGNIVEYLPSFNEVLVCVGIWAFGFLLFSWMVHLAVPIMNGTFSKESGEHATPAAAIKGEVS
- a CDS encoding OmpA family protein; the encoded protein is METYKLNHMICVAATLSATVLASVTSALAVDGQPEGWGNATGARSPQPDSKGRAGHWWWPEKSDGGGNKGKIYSRQAPAPAPTAAETPVPPPAVEPQPPIVCGHVILNNLLFHPDSVELRPEGIAETQKVIAEMHKFPGDTVTCVGHTDDTGSEAYNLQLGLRRAQAVVDYMKASGIAPERVKAESKGETEPAVPNNTPANRALNRRVAFQYKMGN